The genomic stretch AGCAACTGGGCAAGGTGGTGCTGGACTGGGAGGGCGCCTACGGGAAGCAGTACGTGATTGAGGGCTCCACCAACGACAGCACCTGGACGGCGCTGGCGCCCACCATCACCGACGGCGCGCCTGGCCGCCGCGACATCACCGTGTCGGGCAGCGCCCGCTACGTGCGCGTGCGCGGCATCGAGCGCGGCACCGGCTACGGCTACTCGCTCTGGGCCTTCGAGGTGTACGTGCCCGGAGGTGGCCCCCAGGAGCCGCCGCCGCAGACCACGCCCCAGACGGTGAAGCTGATGTTCCCCGAACTGGCGTACGCGAAAATCAACGTGTCGCCCGCGCCCCTCAGCGTCACGCCCACGCCCGAGGAGGGCAACACCACGCCGTCGGTGCGCAACCCGCCCGGGCCCTTCACCTACGAGCTGACCTTCCCGCCCAACACCGTGGTGACGATGTCCAAGAATCAGTTCTCACCCACCACGCCGAACACCGACATCCGGCTGGCCGTCACCACGTCCACCGGCACGGTGCTGCGCGGACAGACGGTGTCCGCGCTGGCGGTGCAGGGCGCGGAGTGGCGGGTGGAGATATTCACCCTCACCACCGGCCCGGACGGCCGCGACCGCACCATCATCCCCGACCCCTACCCGAAGCAGCCGCCGCCCGCCGTCACGGGGGCCTTCCGCGTGGTGGCGCCCGCCAACGCGGCGGTCATCACCAACACCCGCCGGCCCACGCTCCAGTGGGCGCCCGTCACCGGCGCCACCGGCTACACGGTGTTCGTCAACCTGAGCCGCGACGACTACGACTGGATGGCGCCCGGCAGCCTGCTGGACCGCTTCACCCAGGTGGGCACCACCACCGCCACCTCCTTCACGCTGCCGCAGGACCTGCCCGACCGCTGGACGTACAAGTGGTACGTCGTGGCCAACCTGGGCGGTGGCGGCACCAGCCGCTCCGACCTGCGCACCTTCAGCGTCTACCTGCCGGTGGTGGAGACGGCGGATGACGGCGTGGCGCTCATCAACGGCCGGCGCGACCTCAACAAGAACGGCGTCATCGACCCGTACGAGGACTGGGGCAACCCCATCACCGTGCGCGTCAACGACTTGATGTCGCGCATGACGCCGCACGAGAAGGCGCTGCAGATGTTCTACGAGGCGAGGACGGTGCCGGAGGCCGGCTTCACCATGGGGCCGCTCAGCCCGGCGGACATCGTGAGCTTCCAGCGCGCCTCCGCGCGTACGCGCCTGGGCATCCCGCACATCGACGCGGGAGACACCATCCACGGCTTCAAGACGAGCTGGCCCACGCAGCCCGCGCTCGCCGCGGCGCGGGACATGGACACCGTCTACGAGCTGGGTGACATGCAGCGCCGCGAGCAGCTCGCGGTGGGCAGCCGCGGCACCCTGTCGCCGCTGGCCGAGGTGGGCACCAAGGTGCTCTACCCGCGCATCCAGGAAGGCGGCGGCGAGGACGCCGACCTGGCTGCGGGCATGACGCGCGCGCTGGTGGCGGGCCTCCAGGGTGGCCCCGAGGTGAACCCCCACTCCCTCTGGGTGACGACCAAGCACTGGCCGGGCCAGGGCGCCGGAGGCGAGGGCGGCATCACCTACGACGGCACCACCATCCACTACCACATGCGTCCGTGGCACGCGGCCATCGAGGCAGGCACCAGCGGCATCATGCCCGGCTACGCGGGCAGCTGGCTGCTCGGGCCGGAGGGATGGGGCGCGGGCGACAACCCGGGCATCCTCAACTACCTGCGGCAGCAGCTGGGCTACACGGGCGTCATCTGCTCGGACTGGCTGCCGTCGGGGGCGTGGTCGCGCTCGGCGATGGCGGGCTCGGACGTCATGGGCGGCGCCAACCCGCAGCAGATGGGCGACTTCGAGAGCGTCGTCACGCCGGCCCGCATCGACGAGGCCGTGCGGAAGATTCTCGATTTGAAGTTCCGCCTGGGCATCTTCGAGGACCCGTACCGCAACGGCCCGGCGGGCACGTCCGAGTGGCACACGGCCGACCACAAGGCCCTGGTTCGCCGCGCGGCGCAGAACGCGATGACGCTGCTGAAGAACGACGGCGCGCTGCCGCTGCGGCTGCCCGCCGGCTCGCGCATCGTGGTGGCCGGCCCCCGCGCGGATGACCCGGCCTGCATGGTGACGTGGCGCTCCGACTTCCACGGGACGGAGTTCGGCGACCTCACCATCTACCAGGCCATCAAGCAGCGCGCGGAGCAGGACGGCATCACCGTCTACAAGGACGTGGCCCCCGCGGGCGTCA from Myxococcus xanthus encodes the following:
- a CDS encoding discoidin domain-containing protein; the encoded protein is MAVGTRAEAQSGTNLALNRPVVTSSAEPGLTGNFAVDGDAGTRWGSSFAEGQWLYVDLGQATAISRVVLTWETAYGRGYRVQVSNDAAAWQDVRVVTDGDGGVDDLAVTGNGRYVRILGTQRGAIDYGYSLWEFAVYGGSHPSGDLARGRPATASSVEANAAHLAPAYAVDGDASTRWSSDDTSHAQWIRVDLGSSQQLGKVVLDWEGAYGKQYVIEGSTNDSTWTALAPTITDGAPGRRDITVSGSARYVRVRGIERGTGYGYSLWAFEVYVPGGGPQEPPPQTTPQTVKLMFPELAYAKINVSPAPLSVTPTPEEGNTTPSVRNPPGPFTYELTFPPNTVVTMSKNQFSPTTPNTDIRLAVTTSTGTVLRGQTVSALAVQGAEWRVEIFTLTTGPDGRDRTIIPDPYPKQPPPAVTGAFRVVAPANAAVITNTRRPTLQWAPVTGATGYTVFVNLSRDDYDWMAPGSLLDRFTQVGTTTATSFTLPQDLPDRWTYKWYVVANLGGGGTSRSDLRTFSVYLPVVETADDGVALINGRRDLNKNGVIDPYEDWGNPITVRVNDLMSRMTPHEKALQMFYEARTVPEAGFTMGPLSPADIVSFQRASARTRLGIPHIDAGDTIHGFKTSWPTQPALAAARDMDTVYELGDMQRREQLAVGSRGTLSPLAEVGTKVLYPRIQEGGGEDADLAAGMTRALVAGLQGGPEVNPHSLWVTTKHWPGQGAGGEGGITYDGTTIHYHMRPWHAAIEAGTSGIMPGYAGSWLLGPEGWGAGDNPGILNYLRQQLGYTGVICSDWLPSGAWSRSAMAGSDVMGGANPQQMGDFESVVTPARIDEAVRKILDLKFRLGIFEDPYRNGPAGTSEWHTADHKALVRRAAQNAMTLLKNDGALPLRLPAGSRIVVAGPRADDPACMVTWRSDFHGTEFGDLTIYQAIKQRAEQDGITVYKDVAPAGVTVNAAIVVAGESYFTHGTEWDKEKPYLPGDPIGPPHEPQWGNQYGLITGFRAQNIPVTTVMILPRPYILTNVVPQTNALLMAYRPGDMGGVAVADVLFGDVLPRGQLPWQLPRSLDQIGTDVENNQLERWDLPFDLGATEAQRAEIRQRIALGLPISPVYGNPLFQYGAGIQGFGLSDATPPTAFTLLTPASGATITTRPTFTWTPSSDPQTGIHRYEVYLDGSPFPVATTKTPSAALANVSLGNGAHTWFVRAYNWAGGVTTSATATFTLNDTAPPAAFTALSPAAGTSVPGASTTFIWEQTTDVGAGVARYVLVVDGADRTPTVTPRAYVGTSTNLALGRNVAATSSEFGSPNDAVDGNLETRWASRYDVASPDTESLTVDLGGVYSIKRVVLRWEAAFGRRYVVETSIDGSTGWRTLYTEANGNGGLDDLTGLSGVGRYVRMRGVERATGFGYSLWEFEVYGVGTEQMSVTGLATGTHTWRVRAVDGAGNSTLSNGPITFTK